Proteins from one Coffea arabica cultivar ET-39 chromosome 8c, Coffea Arabica ET-39 HiFi, whole genome shotgun sequence genomic window:
- the LOC113706022 gene encoding putative F-box protein At1g67623 — MANEQKWNSTTSILSLPTEVLSEVLARVASSSSTDLFSAKLCCKLFNEVSDADTIYQRVSLQKFEIVPWHKNDKEHFGKSGSREIEIQEVDYFSDKHVDSALECLEEAANSGHPDAAYALGIIYIFVGTDELKRRGIRLLSGLKKSRFLQGGVKLCRDNLRALLRMIWVKNPVFLNPTPICCAMTHERKTSSWPMDADDVEESTCEGCACDEEIGAICAALPNR; from the exons ATGGCCAACGAACAAAAATGGAATTCAACTACCTCCATCCTCTCCCTTCCGACCGAGGTGCTATCGGAGGTGCTTGCACGTGTCGCATCTTCTTCGTCGACTGATCTTTTTAGCGCAAAACTATG CTGTAAGTTGTTTAACGAGGTGTCCGACGCAGACACCATATACCAGCGGGTGTCACTGCAGAAGTTTGAAATCGTCCCCTGGCACAAAAACGACAAA GAACATTTTGGCAAATCTGGCAGTAGAGAAATTGAGATACAGGAG GTTGACTATTTTTCGGACAAGCATGTGGACTCTGCATTGGAATGCCTCGAAGAGGCTGCCAATTCAGGCCACCCCGACGCTGCATATGCGTTGGGAATCATTTACATCTTTGTTGGTACCGACGAGTTAAAGCGCAGAGGCATCCGACTGCTGAGCGGGTTGAAGAAATCCAGATTCTTGCAAGGGGGAGTGAAACTTTGTCGTGACAATTTGCGAGCGCTGCTGAGGATGATATGGGTCAAGAATCCTGTGTTTCTAAACCCAACGCCCATTTGTTGTGCCATGACACACGAGAGGAAAACATCTTCATGGCCTATGGATGCCGATGACGTGGAGGAGAGTACATGTGAAGGCTGCGCTTGCGATGAAGAAATTGGAGCAATTTGTGCCGCCCTACCGAACCGTTAG